The window TCTGAAATGAACGCATGTTTCAGAAGTTCCGCCATGCCGGATCGGATTTCGCGTGCCGGCAATGTTTCAAAGAGGCCCGTCTGGAAAAGGACCCCAGACGGTTGATGGAAAGAGCCGACCATGTTCTTCCCTTCCGGCATATTGATGGCCGTCTTCCCCCCGACTGCGCTGTCATGGGCGAGAATCGTCGTCGGGCATTGGATATAGCGGATGCCCCGCATGAACGTCGCGGCAACGAATCCGGTTAAATCGCCGCAAGCTCCCCCACCGAATGCGATAAGAAGCGAATTCCTCGTGAAATGATGTTGCAGGAGAAAGGATTGGCATTCGATATAGACAGCCGGGGATTTGCAACTCTCCCCTGCCGGAACCGTTTTGACAACGATATCCCTGCCGGTTTTACGCAACGCATCTTGCAGGAGGGACAAATGGAGCCCAGCGACATTCTCATCCACGATGATGCCGATGCGATCGGCACTATCCAAAAGAGGCGCATACGCTGTGGCAAATAAAGAATATGCATCCTCTCCGATATGGACATCATATTCATAGTCTTTGATCTCGACGGTTAGTTTCCCCACAGTTTAAAACTCCTTTGTATAGCGTCTGTACGCTTCTATATCCTGTTGCAAGGCATCCATCCGATCGGAGCGGAACTCGTCCATGATCGCTTTCGCCAGCTCTGTCGCGATGACATGCTCCGCAACGACGGACGCAGCGGGCACTGCACACGGGTCGGAACGCTCGATCGTAGCGACAAACGGCTCCTTGGAATCTATATCGACACTTTCCAACGGTTTGTAAAGGGTCGGGATCGGTTTCATCACCCCGCGGATGACAATCGGCATACCCGATGTCATGCCGCCTTCCAGGCCCCCGAGACGATTGGACTTCCGATAATAGCCGCGCTCCGCATCCCAGGCGATTTCATCATGCACTTCACTTCCATATTTCTTCGCCATTTCGAAACCGAGGCCGATTTCGACACCTTTGAAGGCGTTGATGCTCATCATGGCGCCTGCCAATTTACCGTCCAGCTTCCGATCGAATTGGACATGGCTGCCGATTCCCGGAGGACATCCTTCGATGACCACTTCCACGACGCCGCCAATCGTATCGCCGCGTTCCTTCGCTACGTCGATCGCTTCGACCATCCGTTGGGATGCTTCCGGATCTGCACAATAGACTGGGTCGCTCTCAACGATCTCCCGGAGCTCTTCCGCCCCTTTCCCCGCGTACGTATCCGGATTGGTCGGAATACCACCGATTTCCGTCACATGGGAGACTGTGCGGATGCCCAATTCGCGAAGAAACTGTTTAGCCACTGCTCCGATTGCCACACGCATCGTCGTCTCCCGTGCGGAAGACCGTTCCAGTATATTCCGCAAATCGCGATGGCCATATTTAATGCCGCCGACCAAGTCCGCATGCCCGGGACGGGGTCTCGTAATCTGTCTGCGGATATCTTCCGGTTTCGTATCCTCCGGAAGCGGCTCGATGCCCATAATCGACGTCCAATGCTTCCAATCGTCATTGACGACCGTCAACGTCACTGGCGAGCCGAGTGTCTTGCCGTGCCGCACGCCTGATGTGATTTCCACTTGGTCTTTCTCGATTTGCATCCGTCTGCCCCGGCCATGACCGCCTTGCCTTCTTGTCAGCTCTTTATTGATCATCTCAGCAGTCAATTCCATTTGGGCGGGCAGCCCTTCGATGATTGCCGTCAGTTGTGGACCATGTGATTCACCGGCCGTAAAATATCTCATTTCATTTCCTCCTATGGCGCCTTGATAACATCTGTATGAATGCACTTTATCAAACTAAAGGGTCTTTGACCATGGTAAATAGAAAAAAATCCGGAATATCCGGATAATGAAAACATTCTTGCAATAGGTCAAATCTTGCGATAGAAGAATGTATCTTCTGATTCGAAACCGTATTTTCCCGGATTGAAAATCTGTTCGGTGCTTCCGACAAAGAGGATGCCACCCGGTTTCAACGAGTTGGCGAAGTTCATGTAGATCTGGTCCTTCGCCTCTTCTGTGAAATAAATCATCACATTCCGGCAGACGATCAAGTCATAACCGGTGTCATATCGATCATCAAGCAAATTATGCTGCTTGAATGTCACGGTGCGCTTCACTTCGTCCTTCACTTGATAGAAGGCGCCCTCATTATTGAAATACTTCGTGATAATCGGGGCGGGGACCTCTTTCAACGACCGTTCCGGATACAGACCAACCTTCGCTTTCTCCAATACGCCGAGGTCGAGATCGCTCGCAAACACCGAGATGTCGCGCAGCGGAATATGAGTGGACAGTACCATGGCGATCGTGTAGGGCTCTTCTCCCGTCGAACAGGCAGCACTCCAGATTTTCAGTCTTTTATTGTTCGCGAGCAGCTTCGGGAAGATTTTCTTTTCCAACACGTCCCAACGCTGCGCATTTCGATAAAATTCCGACACATTGATCGTCATCCTGTCCAAAAATTCATCCAGCATTTCTTTATTATTATGTATGGCGGAGTAATAGTCATTGAAATTCCGGAACCCTCTTTTTTCATAAAGGGAAGTCAACCTTCTTTTCATCTGTGCTTCTTTATAAAGCGACAGATCAATCCCCGTTTTCCGTTTAATATTTCCGATAAATGTCTCATAATCAGCCAATGTACACCCTCCTGCTCCACCGATCCATTGATCCATCCAAACAACAGGCGCGCTAACTACTGCAAACTGCTATTCCTGCAGATACCTTGCGCTTCTGTACATTATAACTGATAAATTAAAACTTTTGTATAACAAAAACAGCCACGCGATGTGCGCATGGCTGTTTTTCAGATCAGTTGATCCAATTGTTCATTGATTTGTCATAAGACACGAGCTCTTCTTCTTTGAAGAAAAGGCCGATTTCACGAACTGCCGATTCAGGAGAGTCGGAACCGTGGATGATGTTTTTGCCGACGGTAACCGCGAAGTCGCCGCGGATCGTGCCAGGTGCGGATTCTTTCGGATTTGTTGCTCCCATCATCAAACGTGCTGTCGAGATGACGTTTTCGCCTTCCCACACCATCGCGAACACTGGGCCAGATGTGATGAATTCAACCAATTCACCGAAGAATGGGCGTTCTTTGTGCTCACCGTAATGTTGCTCCGCAAGCTCTTGTGAGATTTGCATCAATTTACCGCCAACCAATTGGAATCCTTTGTTTTCAAAACGGCTCACGATTTCGCCGATTAGATTACGTTGTACGCCGTCAGGCTTTACCATTAAAAATGTTCTTTCCATTCCATTCACTCCTTATGCTGTATGTATCGGAAATTATCCTCATAAATCGTACCATCCGCTAACGGAACTTTCAACTTTTAGTCAATATTTCCGCTTGCCGATAAAGGCGGCGATTTGCATGAATGCTTTTTTCGCATCTCCGTCCGGGAAAGCTTCGATTTCATCCAGCGCTTTCTGTAAATAGAGATCGCTCACTTTCTGCGCTTTTTCAATCGCACCCGAACGGCGGATGAACGCAAGCATTTCACGCCGTCCGTTTTCGGTCAAACTGCCGTCAAACGCCTGTTCCATATACGGTCGGAATCCCGCATCGTCTTTGATATACAAAATGGGCAATGTCAAATGGCCATTGAGCAAGTCGCTGCCCGCCGGTTTCCCCAAATCTTTGTCTGTTGATGTGATATCCAAAATATCATCGACAATCTGGAAAGCCATTCCCGCATAGTAGCCGAAACGCCCCAGCCGCTTCACAAGGGCGGGTTCTACATTGGAGACGAGGCCGCCCAATGCACAGCTAGACGATAAAAGCAGGGCCGTCTTCCGTTTGATGCGCCGCAAATAATCCCGAATGGATTGATCCACTTTTTGTTGATATTCGATTTGGATAATTTCCCCTTTGCATATTTCCAGCATCGTATCGGCCAGGAGCTGATGGACGGCTTGGACTTCGATTTCCCCGATCGAGGTGAGCGCCCGGGAAAAGATGAAGTCGCCCGTATACATCGCCACCCGGTTATCCCATCTCGCTTTCACAGTTTCCATCCCTCGCCGCATATCCGAATCATCAATCACGTCATCATGCACGAGAGAGGCCATATGAATAAGCTCCAATGAAACGGCCACCTTTGCCATCTCTTGCATGGAATAGTCACCGAATTTAGATGCCAAGATGACGAAAATCGGACGGATTCGCTTGCCGCCCGCCCGCAGCAAATGCAAAGAAGCTTGTTCAATGACAGGGGAAGAAGAGTGGACCGAGCGCTCCAATTCCTTCTCAACATACGTGAGGTCTTTTCGGAAGTTGGTATACAGCGACATCAACTTCATTTTTTCCAAAATGATCCACTTCCCTCGGGGTAATTATTGTTTGTATCCGATGTGGCCCGCCGCCGCGCCGCCACTGTAGGATTTATAGGAGACATCCTGGAAGCCGACATCGACAAATAGTTGGGCCAGCTGCTTCATGCCCGGGAAATCGTTTGCCGATTCCTGCAGCCAAGAATATTCCTTATAGCTTTTGGCAAACACTTTTCCGAGCACCGGCATGATGAACCGGAAATAAAACCGGAACAGTTGGCGATAGCCCGGCGCCTCAGGCTGGGAAGTTTCCAGACAGGCGATCATCCCGCCCGGTTTTAGCACACGGTGCATCTCGGATAGGACAGTTGCATAATCCGGGACATTGCGCAAGCCGAAGCCGATTGTCACATAATCGAAGGACTCGTCCGCAAATGGCAATGACATGGCATTGCCTTGCTGAAGCGTAATATTCGGATGGTCCGCCACTTTCGGCTGGGCGGCTTCCAACATGCCCTCGCTGAAATCGAGGCCGACCACTTTCCCTTCCGGCCCGGCCGCTTCCGAAATGGCAAGTGTCCAATCCGCCGTTCCACAACAAACATCAAGCGCATGGGCCCCTTTCGGGATCGCCATCCGCTTCATGATATCCTCTCGCCATTTCTTATGTTGATTAAAACTGATGACCGAATTCATCTTGTCGTAATCACCGGATATTTTCTCAAATACTTTATGTACTTTCTGTTCTTTAGAAATCGTCAAAGGATTTACCTCTTTTCTTTCATTGGTGGCCGGAAAACGGGTAAAACGGCTCGGTCCGCGGTAGGCATGCCAGTAACTCGAAGTCAGATCAACTTGCCTGTCAGGGGCGCTACTATCCGTTGCATTTCATCCCGTAAAAACGGGGCTAGGAAATCGGCCGCTTCCACCGCTTCCTGCAACTGCCGAGTCAGAAGGACGACGAGACGCTGATGACTTTCGATATCCAATGTACCTCCGGATCGGCTATCCACAATGGATCCATCTTCTTTTTCCATAGCAATCAAACGAAGCAAAGGCAACGCACAGCTGGCAAACGGAGCATATCGGGAAAATCCGGATAAGTTCAGGAAATCCAATATGCAGCCCGCCTCGATCAGCCGAAGTGCGATGAGGAGTTCCTCATCCGAATCGGGCATTTGTTCATGGCAGATCGTCTTCATCTCATTTATATGGCCGATCGTCCGGGACACGGACCGGATCAGTCCGAAATCCGGCAGTGAGGCGAGAAGTTTGTAGTGGATCCCGCTGAAATGGTCCCCTGCCAAGACAGTCAATTGCTGCTCTCTCGTCGAGACGGACCGTACGGAAATCGAATCATGTGCTTCAAACGCTGCATGGACAGCCCCCACAGCGATGGCAGCCGTATTCAAGTCC is drawn from Sporosarcina sp. FSL W7-1349 and contains these coding sequences:
- the aroB gene encoding 3-dehydroquinate synthase, producing the protein MGKLTVEIKDYEYDVHIGEDAYSLFATAYAPLLDSADRIGIIVDENVAGLHLSLLQDALRKTGRDIVVKTVPAGESCKSPAVYIECQSFLLQHHFTRNSLLIAFGGGACGDLTGFVAATFMRGIRYIQCPTTILAHDSAVGGKTAINMPEGKNMVGSFHQPSGVLFQTGLFETLPAREIRSGMAELLKHAFISDKDWTDALLSNPTFSKPSVGWLATELLKGIEVKAHIVAEDEFEHSTRKFLNFGHTFGHAVEAVCGFGGLSHGECVMIGMAYSLILSEGQEGSIDQDVTERFIRFALDNGYTFRPVHEHTFEEFLSYMEKDKKASFGKLNFVLLKEVGKPYVTELSKEQCEHAFDIIRERTEGEPSR
- the aroC gene encoding chorismate synthase is translated as MRYFTAGESHGPQLTAIIEGLPAQMELTAEMINKELTRRQGGHGRGRRMQIEKDQVEITSGVRHGKTLGSPVTLTVVNDDWKHWTSIMGIEPLPEDTKPEDIRRQITRPRPGHADLVGGIKYGHRDLRNILERSSARETTMRVAIGAVAKQFLRELGIRTVSHVTEIGGIPTNPDTYAGKGAEELREIVESDPVYCADPEASQRMVEAIDVAKERGDTIGGVVEVVIEGCPPGIGSHVQFDRKLDGKLAGAMMSINAFKGVEIGLGFEMAKKYGSEVHDEIAWDAERGYYRKSNRLGGLEGGMTSGMPIVIRGVMKPIPTLYKPLESVDIDSKEPFVATIERSDPCAVPAASVVAEHVIATELAKAIMDEFRSDRMDALQQDIEAYRRYTKEF
- a CDS encoding CheR family methyltransferase, with amino-acid sequence MADYETFIGNIKRKTGIDLSLYKEAQMKRRLTSLYEKRGFRNFNDYYSAIHNNKEMLDEFLDRMTINVSEFYRNAQRWDVLEKKIFPKLLANNKRLKIWSAACSTGEEPYTIAMVLSTHIPLRDISVFASDLDLGVLEKAKVGLYPERSLKEVPAPIITKYFNNEGAFYQVKDEVKRTVTFKQHNLLDDRYDTGYDLIVCRNVMIYFTEEAKDQIYMNFANSLKPGGILFVGSTEQIFNPGKYGFESEDTFFYRKI
- the ndk gene encoding nucleoside-diphosphate kinase; its protein translation is MERTFLMVKPDGVQRNLIGEIVSRFENKGFQLVGGKLMQISQELAEQHYGEHKERPFFGELVEFITSGPVFAMVWEGENVISTARLMMGATNPKESAPGTIRGDFAVTVGKNIIHGSDSPESAVREIGLFFKEEELVSYDKSMNNWIN
- a CDS encoding polyprenyl synthetase family protein; translated protein: MEKMKLMSLYTNFRKDLTYVEKELERSVHSSSPVIEQASLHLLRAGGKRIRPIFVILASKFGDYSMQEMAKVAVSLELIHMASLVHDDVIDDSDMRRGMETVKARWDNRVAMYTGDFIFSRALTSIGEIEVQAVHQLLADTMLEICKGEIIQIEYQQKVDQSIRDYLRRIKRKTALLLSSSCALGGLVSNVEPALVKRLGRFGYYAGMAFQIVDDILDITSTDKDLGKPAGSDLLNGHLTLPILYIKDDAGFRPYMEQAFDGSLTENGRREMLAFIRRSGAIEKAQKVSDLYLQKALDEIEAFPDGDAKKAFMQIAAFIGKRKY
- a CDS encoding demethylmenaquinone methyltransferase, yielding MTISKEQKVHKVFEKISGDYDKMNSVISFNQHKKWREDIMKRMAIPKGAHALDVCCGTADWTLAISEAAGPEGKVVGLDFSEGMLEAAQPKVADHPNITLQQGNAMSLPFADESFDYVTIGFGLRNVPDYATVLSEMHRVLKPGGMIACLETSQPEAPGYRQLFRFYFRFIMPVLGKVFAKSYKEYSWLQESANDFPGMKQLAQLFVDVGFQDVSYKSYSGGAAAGHIGYKQ
- a CDS encoding heptaprenyl diphosphate synthase component 1; the protein is MERQKMKWQIENYILELERAIREPIVERDIGSVEIDPDKAFFLLLPLLNGERWTSDLNTAAIAVGAVHAAFEAHDSISVRSVSTREQQLTVLAGDHFSGIHYKLLASLPDFGLIRSVSRTIGHINEMKTICHEQMPDSDEELLIALRLIEAGCILDFLNLSGFSRYAPFASCALPLLRLIAMEKEDGSIVDSRSGGTLDIESHQRLVVLLTRQLQEAVEAADFLAPFLRDEMQRIVAPLTGKLI